The Ficedula albicollis isolate OC2 chromosome 6, FicAlb1.5, whole genome shotgun sequence genome has a window encoding:
- the LRRC20 gene encoding leucine-rich repeat-containing protein 20: MGEAVARVARKVNDTVENKTDSLDLANCKLMTFPVGIYKAMRSVSEGIRRISLANNELKSITSRFVTTFSQLTELNLAGNYLHRLPEEITSLLHLRAIDLSRNRFRRFPEPLATVPALETIDLEENEIAEVPTDKLASMALLRSLNLRANPVGPEVRLLVRPLVPFELLLSPEEPLPKA; the protein is encoded by the exons ATGGGCGAGGCGGTGGCCCGGGTGGCCAGGAAGGTGAACGACACGGTGGAGAACAAAACGGATTCCCTGG ATCTGGCCAACTGCAAACTGATGACCTTCCCCGTTGGAATCTACAAAGCCATGAGGAGCGTCTCCGAGGGGATCCGCCGCATCTCCCTGGCCAACAACGAGCTCAAGTCCATCACCAGCCGATTTGTCACCACCTTCAGCCAGCTGACAG AGCTCAACCTGGCAGGCAATTACCTGCACCGCCTGCCCGAGGaaatcacctccctgctgcacctccGGGCCATCGACCTCTCCCGAAACAGGTTCCGGCGTTTCCCGGAGCCCCTGGccactgtccctgccctggagacCATCGACCTGGAAGAGAACGAGATCGCAG AGGTGCCCACGGATAAACTGGCCTCCATGGCGTTGCTGCGGAGCCTCAACCTGCGGGCAAACCCCGTCGGCCCCGAGGTGCGGCTGCTGGTCCGGCCCCTCGTCCCCTTcgagctgctgctgtctccagagGAGCCCCTCCCTAAAGCCTGA
- the NPFFR1 gene encoding neuropeptide FF receptor 1 — MAAMQPPEPARAGGGPSNGTWWPNSSTSHLPRENYTFLAYYQHSFPVALMFILAYTFIFLMCVVGNVLVCFVVVKNRQMRTVTNMFLLNLAISDLLVGIFCMPTTLVDNLITGWPFDNTMCKMSGLVQGMSVSASVFTLVAIAVERFRCIVHPFRQKLTLRKALLTIAIIWVLALLIMCPAAVTLTVTREEHHFMVDTYNNSYPLYSCWEAWPETGMRRIYTTVLFSHIYVAPLALIVVMYARIAFKLFKSVAPAHGGEEPEGRRISRRKAKVINMLIIVALFFTISWLPLWTLMLLTDYGRLSEGQLRLLAVYVYPFAHWLAFFNSSANPIIYGYFNENFRRGFQEVFRAPLCQRRPYTPRSRGTLLGTRNRVFTQAPTSDSPAASKSGLPAPRRAGVPAWDG; from the exons ATGGCAGCGATGCAGCCCCCGGAGCCGGCTCGGGCTGGCGGAG gccCTTCCAATGGCACCTGGTGGCCCAACTCCAGCACCAGCCACCTCCCGAGGGAGAACTACACCTTCCTGGCGTACTACCAGCACTCCTTCCCCGTGGCCCTCATGTTCATCCTGGCCTACACCTTCATCTTCCTCATGTGTGTGGTGGGCAATGTCCTGGTGTGCTTCGTCGTGGTGAAGAACCGCCAGATGCGCACGGTCACCAACATGTTCCTGCTCAACCTGGCCATCAGCGACCTGCTGGTGGGCATCTTCTGCATGCCCACCACCCTGGTGGACAACCTCATcacag GCTGGCCCTTCGACAACACCATGTGCAAAATGAGCGGCCTGGTGCAGGGCATGTCCGTCTCCGCCTCCGTTTTCACGCTGGTCGCCATCGCTGTGGAGAG ATTTCGCTGCATCGTCCACCCCTTCCGGCAGAAGCTGACGCTGAGGAAAGCGCTGCTGACGATCGCCATCATCTgggtgctggccctgctcaTCATGTGCCCCGCTGCCGTCACCCTGACCGTCACCAGGGAGGAACACCACTTCATGGTGGACACCTACAACAACTCCTACCCTCTCTACTCCTGCTGGGAGGCCTGGCCAGAGACGGGGATGAGGAGGATCTACACCACTGTCCTCTTCTCCCACATCTACGTGGCTCCCCTCGCCCTCATCGTGGTCATGTACGCCCGCATCGCCTTCAAGCTCTTCAAGTCGGTGGCGCCCGCCCACGGCGGGGAGGAGCCGGAGGGGAGGAGGATCTCCAGGAGGAAGGCCAAGGTCATCAACATGCTCATCATCGTCGCCCTCTTCTTCACCATCTCCTGGCTGCCCCTCTGGACGCTGATGCTGCTGACGGACTACGGGCGGCTGAGCGAGGGCCAGCTCCGCCTGCTCGCCGTCTACGTCTACCCGTTCGCCCACTGGCTGGCCTTCTTCAACAGCAGCGCCAACCCCATCATCTACGGCTACTTCAACGAGAACTTCCGCCGCGGCTTCCAGGAGGTCTTCAGGGCCCCCCTCTGCCAGCGCCGGCCCTACACCCCCCGGAGCCGTGGGACCCTCTTGGGCACCCGCAACCGCGTCTTCACCCAGGCGCCAACCAGCGACTCGCCAGCCGCCTCCAAGTCGGGGCTGCCGGCCCCGCGCCGCGCCGGCGTCCCCGCGTGGGATGGATGA
- the PPA1 gene encoding inorganic pyrophosphatase, whose amino-acid sequence MSRYSVEERAGPHSPEYRLFFKDAAGRYISPFHDIPIYADAGKNVFNMVVEVPRWTNAKMEISTKEPLNPIKQDVKKGKLRFVANVFPHKGYIWNYGAIPQTWEDPGHKDENTGCCGDNDPIDVCEIGSKVCSRGEVIKVKVLGTLALIDEGETDWKVIAINVEDPEADSYNDIEDVRRMKPGYLEATVDWFRRYKVPDGKPENQFAFNGEFKGKDFALDVIKGTHEHWKALITKKADGGEINCTNLTVSDSPFCCSQDCAKATVDAAPPCKAASPIPPEVDKWFYYQKN is encoded by the exons ATGTCGCGATACAGCGTGGAGGAGCGCGCCGGGCCCCACAGCCCCGAGTACCGGCTCTTCTTCA AGGATGCTGCCGGGCGCTACATCTCCCCATTCCACGATATCCCCATCTACGCGGACGCCGGGAAG aaTGTGTTCAACATGGTCGTGGAGGTGCCTCGATGGACAAATGCTAAAATGGAG atttccaCAAAGGAACCCTTAAACCCAATTAAGCAAGATGTGAAGAAGGGGAAACTGCGTTTTGTAGCGAACGTGTTTCCCCACAAGGGCTACATCTGGAATTATGGTGCCATCCCACAG ACTTGGGAAGACCCAGGTCACAAGGATGAAAACACTGGTTGCTGTGGAGATAACGATCCGATTGATGTGTGCGAGATTGGAAGCAAG GTCTGTTCTAGGGGAGAAGTCATCAAAGTGAAGGTGCTGGGCACGCTGGCCCTGATTGATGAGGGAGAGACAGACTGGAAGGTAATTGCTATCAACGTGGAGGACCCAGAGGCAGACAGCTACAATG ACATCGAGGATGTCAGGAGGATGAAGCCTGGATACTTAGAAGCTACTGTGGACTGGTTCAGAAGATACAAAGTACCTGATGGAAAGCCAGAAAACCAGTTTGCGTTTAATGGAGAATTTAAAGGCAAG GATTTTGCCCTGGATGTCATCAAAGGCACCCATGAACACTGGAAAGCTTTAATAACAAAGAAAGCTGATGGAGGGGAGATCAACTG CACCAACCTGACAGTGTCTGACAGCCCTTTCTGCTGTAGTCAAGACTGTGCAAAAGCTACTGTGGATGCA GCACCGCCGTGTAAAgctgccagccccatcccacccgAAG TTGACAAGTGGTTCTACTACCAGAAAAACTAA
- the EIF4EBP2 gene encoding eukaryotic translation initiation factor 4E-binding protein 2 — MSSAGGRQPSQSRAIPTRTVTLSDAAQLPADYCTTPGGTLFSTTPGGTRIIYDRKFLLDRRNSPMAKTPPCHLPNIPGVTSPGEPGEEPKADANSLNHQENKPSMGDDAQFEMDI; from the exons ATGTCGTCCGCAGGCGGCCGCCAGCCCAGCCAGAGCCGGGCCATCCCCACCCGCACCGTCACCCTCAGCGACGCCGCGCAGCTCCCCGCCGACTACTGCACCACCCCCGGCGGGACGCTCTTCTCCACCACGCCGGGAG GCACCCGGATCATCTACGACCGCAAGTTCCTGCTGGACCGCCGCAACTCCCCCATGGCCAAGACCCCGCCTTGTCACCTCCCCAATATTCCCGGCGTCACCAGCCCCGGAGAGCCCGGCGAGGAGCCCAAAGCGGACGCCAACAGCTTGAACCACCAGGAGAACAAGCCATCCATGG GGGACGATGCTCAGTTCGAGATGGATATCTGA